The following proteins come from a genomic window of Gordonia westfalica:
- a CDS encoding LLM class F420-dependent oxidoreductase codes for MTTRFGYTLMTEQAGPKDLVRYAVDAEGAGFDFEVSSDHYFPWLSAQGHAPYAWSVLGAAAHATERVELMTYVTCPTIRYHPAVVAQKAATLQILADGRFTLGLGSGENLNEHVVGMGWPAVAERQDMLAEAIEIIRKLHTGELVDFRGEFFQVDAARIWDLPDQPVPIGVAVAGESGIETFGPLADHLIAVEPNADLISAWNAQAATGTVDGKATRAIGQIPISWGPDRDAAVERAHDQFRWFAGGWDVNADLRTTAGFAAATQYVTPDDVAGNIPCGPDLDQIVDAVKPYWEAGFTDVALVQIGGETQDEFLRDAAPELLEKLRAASS; via the coding sequence ATGACAACCCGATTCGGGTACACCTTGATGACCGAGCAGGCCGGCCCCAAGGACCTGGTCCGCTACGCCGTCGACGCCGAGGGCGCCGGATTCGACTTCGAGGTTTCCAGCGACCACTACTTCCCGTGGCTGTCCGCGCAGGGCCACGCCCCGTACGCGTGGTCGGTCCTGGGCGCGGCGGCCCACGCGACCGAACGCGTCGAGCTGATGACCTACGTGACCTGCCCGACGATCCGCTACCACCCGGCCGTCGTGGCGCAGAAGGCCGCGACCCTGCAGATCCTCGCCGACGGCCGCTTCACGCTGGGACTGGGATCGGGCGAGAACCTCAACGAGCACGTCGTCGGCATGGGATGGCCTGCCGTCGCCGAACGCCAGGACATGCTCGCCGAGGCCATCGAGATCATCCGCAAGCTGCACACCGGCGAGCTCGTCGACTTCCGCGGCGAGTTCTTCCAGGTCGACGCCGCGCGCATCTGGGATCTCCCCGACCAGCCGGTGCCGATCGGTGTGGCCGTGGCCGGTGAATCCGGCATCGAGACCTTCGGCCCGCTGGCCGACCACCTGATCGCGGTCGAACCGAACGCCGACCTCATCTCGGCGTGGAACGCCCAGGCCGCCACGGGAACGGTCGACGGCAAGGCCACCCGCGCCATCGGGCAGATCCCGATCAGCTGGGGCCCCGACCGTGACGCCGCCGTCGAACGCGCCCACGATCAGTTCCGCTGGTTCGCCGGCGGCTGGGATGTCAACGCAGATCTCCGCACCACCGCGGGCTTCGCCGCCGCGACACAGTACGTCACCCCCGACGACGTCGCCGGCAACATCCCGTGCGGTCCGGACCTCGACCAGATCGTCGACGCCGTGAAACCGTACTGGGAAGCCGGATTCACCGATGTGGCACTCGTCCAGATCGGCGGCGAGACACAGGACGAGTTCCTGCGTGACGCCGCACCGGAACTGCTGGAGAAGTTGCGCGCGGCGTCGAGCTGA